Proteins found in one Pempheris klunzingeri isolate RE-2024b chromosome 6, fPemKlu1.hap1, whole genome shotgun sequence genomic segment:
- the LOC139202582 gene encoding claudin-19, with product MASSGLQLLGFFLSLVGLAATVTATVMVEWKKQSQGKSHRIYEGLWMSCSGNERTTCEIHESLLKLPTEVQATRAVMLLSIFLSAVALLVSTVGMKCTRFMDNKPASKATIAMIGGIMFMVAGLLTLIITSWYVKVIVQAFNVSHRLQSYDFGKAVFVSWAGGLLTMAGGAFLSCRRCSRSESTQSISSNHLLSTTNHQSNYV from the exons ATGGCCAGCTCAGGGCTGCAGCTCCTCGggttcttcctctctctggtgGGTCTCGCCGCCACCGTCACCGCCACCGTCATGGTTGAATGGAAGAAGCAGTCCCAGGGCAAGTCTCACCGCATCTATGAGGGCTTGTGGATGAGCTGCAGCGGCAACGAGAGGACAACCTGCGAGATTCACGAGTCCCTCCTGAAGCTGCCGA ctgaggTCCAGGCCACCAgagctgtgatgctgctcagcATCTTCCTCTCCGCTGTGGCTCTGCTGGTCTCCACAGTGGGAATGAAGTGCACCCGCTTCATGGACAACAAGCCTGCGAGCAAGGCCACAATAGCCATGATCGGAGGAATCATGTTCATGGTTGCAG gTTTATTGACCCTCATCATAACCTCCTGGTATGTCAAAGTGATTGTTCAGGCCTTCAATGTATCTCATCGCCTGCAAAG ctaTGACTTTGGTAAGGCTGTGTTTGTCAGCTGGGCTGGTGGCCTCCTCACTATGGCTGGCGGTGCTTTCCTGAGCTGTCGGAGATGTTCGCGGTCCGAGTCAACCCAGTCCATAAGCTCCAACCacctcctctccaccaccaACCACCAGTCCAACTACGTCTag